In Ancalomicrobiaceae bacterium S20, the following proteins share a genomic window:
- a CDS encoding invasion associated locus B family protein codes for MLACRTVARTAALLLAGLMAGSASAAPLPGGASSLTESYDDWNVVCQMQNNAPTCVVRQVQAKSQTNQHVLTAEITKAPDGKYRGGLLLPLGLSLASGAQLKIDDAALGAMQPFSVCVQQGCLVPLVFETDAINKLKAGKALTVTVGVLGQTEPVVFTISLKGLSSALNRVADLTK; via the coding sequence ATGCTCGCATGCCGCACCGTCGCCCGGACCGCCGCGCTTCTCCTGGCCGGCCTCATGGCCGGCTCCGCCAGCGCGGCGCCGCTGCCGGGTGGCGCCAGTTCGCTGACGGAGAGCTACGACGACTGGAACGTCGTCTGCCAGATGCAGAACAACGCTCCGACCTGCGTGGTCCGGCAGGTCCAGGCGAAGAGCCAGACCAACCAGCACGTCCTCACCGCCGAGATCACGAAGGCTCCGGACGGCAAGTATCGCGGCGGGCTGCTGCTGCCGCTCGGCCTGTCGCTCGCCTCCGGCGCCCAGCTGAAGATCGATGACGCCGCGCTCGGCGCCATGCAGCCCTTCTCGGTCTGCGTCCAGCAGGGCTGCCTCGTGCCGCTCGTGTTCGAGACCGATGCCATCAACAAGCTCAAGGCCGGCAAGGCACTCACCGTCACCGTCGGCGTGCTCGGCCAGACCGAGCCGGTCGTGTTCACGATCTCGCTCAAGGGCCTGTCCTCGGCGCTGAACCGCGTCGCCGACCTGACCAAGTAA
- a CDS encoding ABC transporter ATP-binding protein, whose amino-acid sequence MIELRLDDVRVAHGRVPILHGISTPPLRGGEVVAVIGPNAAGKSTLMRRIAGLVGGAGTVSLTGTSRVAGRRVPSCCYMPQDGAVAAALSVYEAVLLALKQGASWGVTDADLGRVERVLDDLRLTDLGFRSMARLSGGQRQLVSLAETLVREPDLALLDEPTSALDLSRQIEILDHVRGVARQRGTCVLISIHDLNQALRIADTVLVLDGGRLVALGPPAAVITPALLRTVYGVEARVEAAGSAGLHVLVDGLSGLRKAPGGTGAATAIAAP is encoded by the coding sequence GTGATCGAACTCCGTCTCGACGACGTCCGGGTCGCGCACGGCCGCGTGCCGATCCTCCACGGCATCTCGACGCCGCCCCTGCGCGGCGGCGAGGTGGTCGCGGTGATCGGACCGAACGCGGCCGGCAAGTCGACGCTGATGCGGCGTATCGCAGGGCTGGTCGGCGGCGCCGGCACGGTGTCGCTGACGGGCACGAGCCGCGTCGCGGGGCGGCGGGTGCCGAGCTGTTGCTACATGCCGCAGGATGGCGCGGTCGCGGCGGCGCTCAGCGTCTACGAGGCGGTGCTGCTGGCGCTGAAACAGGGCGCGTCCTGGGGCGTGACCGATGCGGATCTCGGCCGCGTCGAGCGGGTGCTCGACGACTTGCGGCTCACCGATCTCGGTTTCCGTTCGATGGCGCGATTGTCCGGCGGCCAGCGTCAGCTCGTGTCGCTGGCCGAGACGCTGGTGCGCGAGCCGGACCTCGCGCTGCTCGACGAGCCGACCAGTGCACTCGACCTCAGCCGCCAGATCGAGATCCTCGACCATGTCCGCGGCGTGGCGCGGCAGCGCGGCACCTGCGTGCTGATCTCGATCCACGATCTCAATCAGGCGCTCAGGATCGCGGACACGGTGCTGGTGCTCGACGGCGGGCGTCTCGTCGCGCTCGGGCCGCCGGCGGCGGTGATCACGCCGGCGCTGCTGCGTACGGTCTACGGGGTCGAGGCGCGTGTGGAGGCCGCAGGATCGGCGGGCCTGCATGTGCTGGTCGACGGCCTGTCGGGCTTGCGCAAGGCTCCGGGCGGGACAGGGGCCGCGACCGCGATCGCGGCACCCTGA